A region from the Janthinobacterium agaricidamnosum genome encodes:
- a CDS encoding DUF2169 family type VI secretion system accessory protein, giving the protein MNDAGTAHFNIPNLLFDNRTPHAASQFDMVDQFGEAFHVVVARMGYTLGPCGANGVASLLPMARQSPLATEDRHLHDDTQAGTVQESDFAPYKPRCDVIVNGVAHAPRGQAMPQFLVNLKVQSKKKTLIDKTLQVCGERAFRKKSILTRLAQGCARVATAGLLRPNPWHLSTPEPFLQLPLHYAYAYGGQCRIEADDCNAAKHDTCQANPLGRGFARHWYLDAKQINEVPAPRITQPSQPCTAAQFWQGAGGKELPAPAGLAVIGRGWLPRRALAGHIVEKDTWGADEVPLLPEDFDFAYWNSTPPDQQCPHLAGLEQFTLTNLCRHDHPSARIDPRGNTVLRFALPQQVMCLLLADKNDQLLVWRLAIDTVLIDPEAASVELVWRAIVPADAGQVASRLLHVMEPAQIARIELLEQAQEALGKAAGQGQNNDE; this is encoded by the coding sequence ATGAACGACGCCGGCACCGCCCATTTCAATATCCCCAACCTGCTGTTCGACAACCGCACGCCGCACGCGGCCAGCCAGTTCGACATGGTCGACCAGTTTGGCGAGGCCTTTCATGTGGTGGTGGCACGCATGGGCTACACCCTGGGCCCGTGCGGCGCCAATGGCGTGGCCAGCCTGCTGCCCATGGCGCGCCAGTCGCCGCTGGCCACGGAAGACCGGCACTTGCACGACGACACGCAGGCGGGCACGGTGCAGGAGAGCGACTTCGCGCCCTACAAGCCGCGCTGCGACGTGATCGTCAATGGCGTGGCGCACGCGCCTCGCGGGCAGGCGATGCCGCAATTTCTCGTCAATTTGAAAGTACAGTCAAAAAAGAAGACCCTGATCGACAAGACCTTGCAGGTGTGCGGCGAGCGCGCCTTCCGCAAGAAAAGCATCCTCACCCGCCTGGCGCAAGGCTGCGCCCGCGTCGCCACGGCGGGCTTGCTTCGGCCCAATCCGTGGCACTTGTCCACGCCGGAACCGTTCCTGCAATTGCCGCTGCACTATGCCTATGCGTATGGCGGGCAATGCCGCATCGAGGCCGACGACTGCAACGCGGCGAAGCATGATACCTGCCAGGCCAATCCGCTGGGGCGCGGCTTTGCGCGGCACTGGTACCTGGATGCGAAACAGATCAATGAGGTGCCAGCACCGCGCATCACGCAGCCGTCGCAGCCATGTACGGCCGCCCAGTTCTGGCAAGGCGCGGGCGGCAAAGAGCTGCCCGCGCCGGCGGGGCTGGCCGTTATCGGCCGTGGCTGGCTGCCGCGCCGCGCACTGGCCGGACACATCGTGGAAAAAGACACATGGGGTGCCGACGAAGTCCCCTTGTTACCGGAAGACTTCGATTTCGCGTACTGGAACAGCACGCCGCCCGACCAGCAATGCCCGCACCTGGCGGGACTGGAACAATTTACGTTGACCAATCTGTGCCGCCACGACCATCCGTCGGCCCGCATCGACCCGCGCGGCAACACCGTGCTGCGCTTCGCCCTGCCCCAACAAGTGATGTGCCTGCTGCTGGCGGACAAGAACGACCAGTTGCTCGTCTGGCGCCTGGCCATCGATACGGTGCTGATCGATCCTGAGGCGGCCAGCGTGGAACTGGTGTGGCGCGCCATCGTGCCGGCCGACGCGGGCCAGGTCGCGTCGCGCCTGCTGCACGTGATGGAGCCGGCGCAGATCGCGCGCATCGAACTGCTGGAACAGGCGCAGGAAGCACTGGGCAAGGCGGCCGGGCAAGGTCAAAACAATGACGAATGA
- a CDS encoding type VI secretion system Vgr family protein yields the protein MSQFPDTTAAWTALMGDMQGQRLLRLHFPHGDGPAGVQFLANSLAASESLSRDFSYVVEVLSDGACIALDKVMGKMVTIELVREDGTLRYFNGYVFEFRFLRTDGGFAFYEMVLEPWLSHLHLRQNNVAFHGLTVAALTDKVFDDYLMRDYKLAASGLDPAITYTCQHNESDHNLLHRHWEQLGWHYRYEHRFDGHTLWLSDDSTTGKPIDGDLSEMPFQHQAGSLEDDGVHQWSTVRRMAPSQMTVASFNFKNPRSARASRDSLNRQGAVPALEVYENTGSYGFKNIDDGEQLAQRRMEERDAQGQLFEAQGNDRTAQPGRWFTLGGHFDSAASEYLILSVHHYASNNYQQGHGATSHYSNTFTCIARDIPWRPGRNFHSREPKIYGVQTATVVGPPGEEIHTDGYGRVKVQFHWDRLGTFDDKSSPWIRVISNWAGPNFGHISLPRVGMEVAVQFLDGNVAMPIIIGCVYNARNMPPWELPANKTQSGMLSRSSKKGSAAHANALRFEDRKDAEELWLHAEKDQRIEVEHDESHWVGNDRRKTVDRDETVHVKRDRTETVDHDEDITVHNNRRERVDHDEHIDIGDNRREHVGGNEQVQIDGHRSERVTLAKDETIGLAKVLTIGAAYQTTVIGAMNTTVVLAQAEQIGLAKSVIVGADSTLTATDSHTMTVGTSSITITPGRIELVADEIIIRGRSKVQIHGDDIDNNPG from the coding sequence ATGAGCCAGTTCCCCGATACGACGGCGGCATGGACGGCATTAATGGGCGACATGCAGGGCCAGCGCCTGCTGCGCCTGCACTTTCCGCATGGCGACGGCCCTGCCGGCGTCCAGTTCCTGGCCAACAGCCTGGCCGCCAGCGAAAGCCTGTCGCGCGATTTTTCCTATGTGGTGGAAGTATTGTCCGACGGCGCCTGCATCGCCCTCGACAAAGTGATGGGCAAGATGGTGACCATCGAACTGGTGCGCGAAGACGGCACCTTGCGCTACTTCAATGGCTATGTGTTCGAATTCCGCTTCCTGCGCACGGACGGCGGTTTTGCTTTCTATGAAATGGTGCTGGAACCATGGCTGTCGCACCTGCACTTGCGGCAAAACAATGTCGCCTTCCACGGCTTGACGGTGGCGGCGCTGACGGACAAGGTCTTCGATGACTACCTGATGCGCGACTACAAGCTGGCCGCCAGCGGCCTGGACCCCGCCATCACCTATACATGCCAGCACAACGAGAGCGACCACAACCTGCTGCACCGCCACTGGGAGCAGCTGGGATGGCACTACCGCTACGAACACCGCTTTGACGGCCACACCTTGTGGCTGTCCGACGACAGCACCACCGGCAAGCCCATCGATGGCGATCTGAGCGAAATGCCCTTCCAGCACCAGGCCGGCTCCCTGGAAGACGATGGCGTGCATCAATGGAGCACGGTGCGGCGCATGGCCCCAAGCCAAATGACGGTAGCCAGCTTCAATTTCAAGAATCCGCGCAGCGCCCGCGCCAGCCGCGACTCGCTGAACCGGCAAGGCGCCGTGCCCGCCCTGGAGGTATATGAAAACACGGGCAGCTACGGTTTTAAAAACATCGATGATGGCGAGCAGCTGGCCCAGCGCCGCATGGAAGAGCGCGATGCCCAGGGCCAGCTGTTCGAGGCGCAGGGCAACGACCGCACGGCGCAACCGGGACGCTGGTTCACCCTGGGCGGGCATTTCGACAGCGCAGCCAGCGAATACCTGATCCTGTCCGTGCACCACTACGCCAGCAACAACTATCAGCAGGGACACGGCGCCACCTCTCACTACAGCAACACATTCACCTGCATCGCCCGTGACATCCCCTGGCGCCCCGGCCGCAACTTCCATAGCCGCGAACCGAAGATCTACGGCGTGCAGACGGCCACCGTGGTCGGGCCGCCCGGCGAGGAAATCCACACGGATGGTTACGGACGGGTAAAGGTGCAATTCCACTGGGACCGACTCGGTACCTTCGACGACAAGAGTTCACCCTGGATACGGGTGATATCGAACTGGGCCGGCCCGAATTTCGGCCACATCAGCCTGCCCCGGGTGGGCATGGAAGTGGCCGTCCAATTTCTCGACGGTAACGTCGCCATGCCCATCATCATCGGCTGCGTCTACAACGCGCGCAACATGCCGCCATGGGAGCTACCGGCCAACAAGACGCAAAGCGGCATGCTGAGCCGCTCGTCAAAAAAAGGTTCCGCCGCGCACGCCAACGCCCTGCGCTTCGAAGACCGCAAGGATGCGGAAGAGCTGTGGCTGCATGCGGAAAAGGACCAGCGCATCGAAGTCGAGCATGACGAATCGCACTGGGTCGGCAACGACCGGCGCAAAACCGTCGACCGCGATGAAACCGTGCACGTCAAGCGCGACCGCACGGAGACGGTGGACCACGATGAAGACATCACCGTGCACAACAACCGCAGGGAGCGTGTGGACCACGACGAACACATCGACATCGGCGACAACCGCCGCGAACACGTGGGCGGCAACGAGCAGGTGCAAATCGACGGCCACCGTTCGGAACGGGTGACCCTGGCCAAGGACGAAACGATCGGCCTGGCCAAGGTGCTGACCATCGGCGCCGCCTACCAGACCACCGTCATCGGCGCCATGAACACCACCGTCGTGCTGGCGCAGGCCGAGCAGATCGGCCTGGCGAAAAGCGTCATCGTCGGCGCCGACAGCACACTCACGGCCACCGATTCGCACACGATGACGGTGGGCACGTCCAGCATCACCATCACGCCGGGACGCATTGAACTGGTTGCCGATGAAATCATCATCCGCGGCAGGTCCAAGGTGCAGATCCACGGCGACGACATCGACAATAATCCGGGCTGA
- the tssG gene encoding type VI secretion system baseplate subunit TssG: protein MPRTQRRRHASVIQQLLDAPQRFECFQALRLLLAWLAEHGIDEHTALAKVMRFDNSVSLRFPASQVETLTTSGIADADALLQALLSGHVHHIHITPAFMGLLGCQGCLPSHYSERIAAHQYSERENSPRAFLDLFSSRTVVLFYQAWQKYRIEQAGHSGDFLTRLLALAACRPSQDEAAAGLYSGLLQQRNISSVVMARILADHFGVPCHIDEATGAMDVLAPREQTALGMANAVLGQRATVGERCRRPDLAVRLRLGPLTAEQHAGFLPRAPASAALRHMLTLFRQPLVRYDIVLVLRASDVRGMALTATGQAGLGRNSFLGDATTPRHRDDMHYEMQLMPSLND from the coding sequence ATGCCCAGAACGCAGCGCCGACGCCACGCCAGCGTGATCCAGCAATTGCTCGACGCGCCGCAGCGCTTCGAGTGCTTCCAGGCGCTGCGCCTGCTGCTGGCCTGGCTGGCCGAACACGGCATCGATGAACACACGGCGCTGGCGAAGGTCATGCGCTTCGACAATAGCGTCTCGCTGCGCTTTCCAGCCAGCCAGGTCGAGACGCTCACGACAAGCGGGATCGCCGATGCGGATGCCTTGCTGCAAGCGCTGCTGTCGGGTCATGTACACCATATCCACATCACGCCCGCCTTCATGGGCCTGCTGGGTTGCCAGGGCTGCTTGCCCAGCCACTACTCGGAGCGCATTGCCGCCCACCAGTACAGCGAACGAGAGAATAGCCCGCGCGCTTTTCTCGACCTGTTTTCCAGCCGCACCGTCGTCCTGTTTTACCAGGCCTGGCAAAAATACCGCATCGAGCAAGCCGGCCACAGCGGGGACTTCCTGACGCGCCTGCTGGCCCTGGCCGCATGCCGCCCAAGCCAGGACGAGGCCGCCGCCGGCCTGTACAGCGGCTTGCTCCAGCAGCGCAACATCTCGTCCGTCGTCATGGCGCGCATCCTCGCCGACCACTTCGGCGTGCCCTGCCATATCGACGAGGCGACGGGCGCCATGGACGTGCTGGCGCCGCGCGAACAAACGGCGCTGGGCATGGCAAACGCCGTGCTGGGCCAGCGCGCCACCGTCGGCGAGCGCTGCCGCCGGCCCGACCTGGCCGTACGCCTGCGCCTCGGCCCGCTCACCGCGGAACAGCACGCCGGCTTCCTGCCGCGCGCCCCGGCCAGCGCGGCGCTGCGGCACATGCTGACGCTGTTCCGCCAGCCGCTCGTGCGCTACGACATCGTGCTGGTGCTGCGCGCCAGCGATGTGCGGGGAATGGCGTTGACGGCCACCGGGCAAGCTGGCCTCGGCCGCAACAGTTTCCTCGGCGATGCAACAACGCCGCGCCACCGCGATGACATGCATTACGAAATGCAATTGATGCCCTCACTCAACGATTGA
- the tssF gene encoding type VI secretion system baseplate subunit TssF has translation MEQLLPYYERELGLFRQYTREFSSRYPKAAGRLLIAGETCEDPHVERLIQSVALLTARVAKRLDDAYPQFTNSLLETLYPHYLRPFPSCSIVRIAADEAPGGGQLAQVAHVARGTVLRSQPVQGVACKFTSAYDVTLAPLAISRLHFSPLIDAPPGLHLPDGASALLSIQFTSSSDNYRLDQAGLSSLRLFADGEPSVRAALLDALFLRSTGAYVALDEHSPWLAVDGMPLAPAGYADDDALIPVSARSHPALRLLTEYFSFPEKFHFIDVAWSLLAALLPKQCRQFTLHLPLKGVRSDSHEARLLSGVSRDNLLPGCTPVVNLFAKSGVPIRLTHTEPDYALVADATHAFAYDIHSIETVTLVRKDEAGERLSTFLPLYATLQGSQTEHGQYWLARRDEAVADVSPGHEMRLSLIDPQFSPGSAACATVSTQLLCSNRDLPTQLHYGLPGGDLLAEDVPDGIPARFLRKPTPSMRFLADTHWRLIAHLSLNYSSLTQAGLGDFQKMLSLYDLPRSPTTQRLIQGIVTLEHGSTRAWMPTLPFPTLMPGIAIRLGIDEQAFVGTSISIFAQVLQRYFALNSQLNCFSQLTLLSHRSGEEILRCPERSADATPA, from the coding sequence GTGGAACAACTGCTGCCGTATTATGAGCGTGAGCTGGGCCTGTTCCGCCAGTACACGCGCGAGTTTTCCAGCCGCTATCCGAAAGCGGCCGGGCGCCTGCTGATCGCCGGCGAGACGTGCGAAGACCCGCACGTCGAGCGCCTGATCCAGTCCGTCGCCCTGCTCACGGCCAGAGTCGCCAAGCGCCTCGACGACGCCTATCCGCAATTCACCAATTCTCTGCTGGAAACTTTGTACCCGCACTATCTGCGGCCGTTTCCCTCATGTTCCATCGTGCGCATCGCGGCAGACGAAGCGCCGGGCGGCGGCCAGCTGGCCCAGGTGGCGCATGTGGCGCGCGGCACCGTGCTGCGCTCGCAGCCGGTGCAGGGCGTCGCTTGCAAATTTACCAGCGCGTATGACGTGACCCTGGCACCGCTGGCTATTTCTCGCCTGCATTTTTCGCCGCTCATCGACGCGCCGCCCGGCCTGCACCTGCCCGACGGTGCCAGCGCCCTGCTCAGCATTCAGTTCACCAGCAGCAGCGACAACTACCGCCTGGACCAGGCCGGCTTGTCCAGCCTGCGCCTGTTTGCCGATGGCGAACCGTCCGTGCGCGCGGCCCTGCTCGACGCCCTGTTCCTGCGCAGCACGGGCGCGTATGTAGCGCTGGACGAACACAGTCCGTGGCTGGCCGTCGACGGTATGCCGCTGGCGCCGGCCGGCTATGCCGACGACGATGCGCTGATCCCCGTTTCCGCCCGCTCGCACCCGGCCCTGCGCCTGCTGACCGAGTATTTCTCCTTCCCGGAAAAATTCCATTTCATCGACGTCGCCTGGTCCCTGCTGGCCGCCTTGCTGCCGAAACAGTGCCGCCAGTTCACCTTGCACCTGCCGCTCAAAGGCGTGCGCAGCGACAGCCACGAGGCGCGCCTGCTCTCCGGCGTCAGCCGCGACAACCTGCTGCCAGGCTGCACGCCCGTCGTCAACCTGTTTGCCAAGTCCGGCGTGCCGATCCGCCTCACGCACACGGAGCCCGACTACGCGCTGGTGGCCGATGCCACGCATGCGTTTGCCTACGACATCCACAGCATCGAGACCGTCACCCTGGTGCGCAAGGACGAGGCCGGCGAGCGTCTGAGCACCTTCTTGCCGCTGTATGCCACGCTGCAAGGTTCTCAGACTGAGCATGGCCAATACTGGCTGGCGCGCCGCGACGAAGCCGTGGCGGACGTCAGCCCCGGCCATGAAATGCGCCTGAGCCTGATCGACCCGCAGTTTTCGCCGGGCAGTGCGGCCTGCGCCACCGTTTCGACGCAGCTGCTGTGCAGCAACCGCGACTTGCCCACGCAACTGCACTACGGCTTGCCCGGCGGCGACCTGCTGGCCGAGGACGTGCCCGACGGCATCCCCGCGCGCTTCCTGCGCAAGCCCACGCCCAGCATGCGTTTCCTGGCGGACACGCATTGGCGCCTGATTGCGCACCTGTCGCTCAATTACTCGAGCCTGACGCAGGCTGGCCTGGGCGACTTCCAGAAAATGCTGAGCCTGTACGACCTGCCCCGCTCGCCCACCACGCAACGGCTGATCCAGGGCATCGTCACCCTCGAGCACGGCAGCACGCGCGCGTGGATGCCAACGCTACCGTTTCCCACCCTGATGCCCGGCATCGCCATCCGCCTGGGCATTGACGAGCAAGCCTTCGTCGGCACCAGCATCTCTATTTTTGCCCAGGTGCTGCAGCGCTACTTCGCCCTGAACAGCCAGCTCAACTGCTTTAGCCAACTGACGCTGCTGTCCCATCGCAGCGGCGAGGAAATCCTACGATGCCCAGAACGCAGCGCCGACGCCACGCCAGCGTGA
- a CDS encoding outer envelope protein has protein sequence MGATAQAAEWSDTALSWRAGNDYREPFNPDDIKKNIFAITHASGYKYGSNFVNLDFLMSDSKDPGALGKTSGAQEAYLVYRNTIDIGKVRGSDIKFGPVRGVGVTLGFDVNTKNDVGYNSRKRMLVAGPTLMWDVPGFFNTSLLLLRESNAPSGAFPPISQVTGRYTYKTHAMLTGAWAIPLSPLFSFEGFFNLIDSKGKDEVGRDTAVETNIDMQVMYDVGAALGSAKNTFRVGLEYQYWKNKFGNSPATTGNVGQTAKTPMIRAEYHF, from the coding sequence ATGGGCGCGACCGCCCAGGCTGCCGAATGGAGCGATACCGCGCTGAGCTGGCGCGCCGGCAATGACTACCGCGAGCCGTTCAATCCGGACGACATCAAGAAAAACATCTTTGCCATCACGCACGCCAGCGGCTACAAATACGGCAGCAACTTCGTCAACCTGGACTTCCTGATGTCCGACAGCAAGGACCCCGGCGCGCTCGGTAAAACGTCCGGCGCGCAAGAGGCCTACCTGGTGTACCGCAACACCATCGACATCGGCAAGGTGCGCGGCAGCGACATCAAGTTCGGCCCCGTGCGCGGCGTCGGCGTGACCCTGGGCTTCGACGTCAACACGAAAAATGACGTCGGCTACAACTCGCGCAAGCGCATGCTGGTGGCCGGCCCGACCCTGATGTGGGACGTGCCCGGCTTCTTCAACACCAGCCTGCTGTTGCTGCGCGAAAGCAACGCCCCCAGCGGCGCCTTCCCGCCCATCTCGCAAGTGACGGGCCGCTACACGTATAAAACGCACGCCATGCTGACGGGCGCCTGGGCCATCCCCTTGTCGCCGCTGTTCTCGTTCGAAGGTTTCTTCAACCTCATCGACTCGAAAGGCAAGGATGAAGTGGGGCGCGACACGGCCGTGGAAACAAATATCGACATGCAAGTGATGTACGACGTGGGCGCGGCCCTGGGCAGCGCCAAGAACACCTTCCGCGTGGGCCTCGAATACCAGTACTGGAAGAACAAGTTCGGCAACTCGCCCGCCACCACGGGCAACGTGGGCCAGACGGCGAAGACGCCGATGATACGCGCGGAATACCATTTCTAA
- a CDS encoding ABC transporter ATP-binding protein yields MTARLELHDISKRYPAVVANDGIDLTVAPGQIHAVLGENGAGKSTLMKIIYGAVQPDGGRIVWNGREVEIANPSAARALGIAMVFQHFSLFDTLTVAENIALGLPAGTNMAELAQRIEDTARQYGLDLEPQRHVHTLSVGECQRVEIVRALLAKPQLLILDEPTSVLTPGAVEKLFATLRLLAAEGCSILYISHKLDEIRALCHTCTVVRAGKNAGVCDPSQESAASLSRMMIGAEPPAVTRVARAPGAAMLSVRQLDLPKSHPFATQLIDIHFDVCAGEIVGIAGVSGNGQQELLAALSGEDLRAAPASIVLNGTPAGRLPPGRRRALGFGFVPEERLGRGAVPDMGLADNVLLSLQTPATIRHGFLRRGAIAQRAAAIIARFQVKAGGPQALARSLSGGNLQKYIVGREVMREPTVLVVAQPTWGVDVGAAAQIRAELLALRDAGCALLVVSEELDELFEISDRLLVMAKGKISPSLDVGEASVDLVGQWMSGLWPQEAAHG; encoded by the coding sequence ATGACGGCACGCCTGGAATTACACGACATCAGCAAGCGCTATCCGGCCGTGGTGGCCAATGACGGCATCGACCTCACCGTCGCGCCCGGACAAATTCACGCCGTGCTCGGCGAGAACGGCGCCGGCAAATCGACCTTGATGAAAATCATCTACGGCGCCGTGCAGCCCGATGGCGGCCGCATCGTGTGGAATGGCCGCGAGGTCGAGATCGCCAACCCGTCGGCCGCGCGCGCGCTGGGCATCGCCATGGTGTTCCAGCACTTTTCGTTGTTCGACACTTTGACGGTGGCGGAAAACATCGCCCTCGGCTTGCCTGCCGGCACCAACATGGCGGAGCTGGCCCAGCGCATCGAAGACACAGCGCGCCAGTACGGCCTGGACCTGGAACCGCAGCGCCACGTGCACACGCTGTCCGTCGGCGAATGCCAGCGCGTGGAAATCGTGCGTGCCTTGCTGGCCAAGCCGCAACTGCTGATCCTCGATGAACCGACGTCCGTGCTGACGCCGGGCGCCGTGGAAAAGCTGTTCGCTACCCTGCGCCTGCTGGCGGCCGAAGGCTGCAGCATCCTGTACATCAGCCACAAGCTCGACGAGATCCGCGCCCTGTGCCATACGTGCACCGTGGTGCGCGCCGGCAAGAACGCGGGCGTGTGTGACCCTTCGCAAGAGTCGGCGGCCAGCCTGTCGCGCATGATGATCGGCGCGGAGCCGCCCGCCGTCACGCGCGTCGCGCGCGCGCCCGGCGCGGCCATGCTGAGCGTGCGGCAGCTGGATTTGCCGAAGAGCCATCCGTTCGCCACGCAATTGATCGACATCCATTTCGACGTGTGCGCGGGAGAAATTGTCGGCATCGCTGGCGTGTCCGGCAATGGCCAGCAGGAATTGCTGGCCGCCCTGTCGGGCGAGGACCTGCGCGCGGCGCCCGCCAGCATCGTGCTGAACGGCACGCCTGCCGGCCGCTTGCCGCCGGGCCGCCGGCGCGCCCTCGGTTTCGGCTTCGTGCCGGAAGAGCGGCTGGGACGCGGCGCCGTGCCCGACATGGGGCTGGCCGACAACGTCTTATTGAGCTTGCAGACCCCCGCCACCATCCGCCACGGCTTCCTGCGCCGTGGCGCGATCGCGCAGCGGGCGGCCGCCATCATCGCCCGCTTCCAGGTGAAGGCGGGCGGGCCGCAGGCGCTGGCGCGCAGCCTGTCGGGCGGCAACTTGCAGAAATACATAGTCGGACGCGAAGTCATGCGCGAGCCCACGGTGCTGGTGGTGGCGCAGCCGACCTGGGGCGTGGACGTGGGCGCGGCCGCGCAAATCCGCGCCGAATTGCTGGCGCTGCGCGACGCCGGTTGCGCGCTGCTGGTCGTCTCGGAAGAACTCGATGAATTGTTCGAGATCAGCGACCGCCTGCTGGTGATGGCAAAAGGAAAAATTTCACCGTCGCTGGACGTGGGCGAGGCCAGCGTCGATCTCGTTGGGCAATGGATGAGCGGGCTGTGGCCGCAGGAGGCTGCCCATGGCTAA
- a CDS encoding ABC transporter permease yields the protein MAKFALRLEARPAPSRLMSWLSPVLAVLLTVLCGALLFVALGHDPLAGLAVFFVEPLRDAHGWSELGLKVAPLLLIAVGLAICFRANIYNIGAEGQLTLGAICGGAAALYLDDGVGGAAIIGISLLAGMAGGMAWAGLVAWLRDRYNASEILVSLMLVYIAQLLLSYLVYGVLRDPEGFNFPQSKLLSDGLLLPMVISDTRLHVGIVFALLASLGGWLYLSRSIAGFRLRVGGMAPAAARYAGFSSRKTLWSSLLICGALSGLAGACEVLGPMGQLTPTVSPGYGFAAIIVAFVGRLHPVGVIFSSFVMALFYIGGELAQSRLGLPSAITGVFQGILLFALLACDVLIQYKLRWRKHG from the coding sequence ATGGCTAAGTTTGCCTTGCGTCTGGAAGCCCGTCCTGCACCGTCGCGCCTGATGTCGTGGCTATCGCCCGTGCTGGCCGTGCTGCTCACGGTACTGTGCGGCGCGCTGCTGTTTGTTGCGCTGGGACACGATCCGCTGGCGGGCCTGGCCGTGTTCTTTGTCGAACCCTTGCGCGACGCGCACGGCTGGTCCGAGCTGGGTCTCAAGGTGGCGCCTTTGCTGCTGATCGCCGTCGGCCTGGCCATCTGCTTTCGCGCCAACATCTATAACATCGGCGCGGAAGGACAGCTGACCCTGGGCGCCATCTGCGGCGGCGCGGCGGCCTTGTACCTCGACGATGGCGTGGGGGGCGCGGCCATCATCGGCATATCCCTGCTGGCCGGCATGGCGGGCGGCATGGCGTGGGCGGGCCTGGTGGCCTGGCTGCGCGATCGCTACAACGCCAGCGAAATCCTCGTCTCGCTGATGCTCGTCTACATCGCGCAATTGCTGCTCAGCTATCTCGTGTATGGCGTGCTGCGCGATCCGGAAGGATTTAATTTTCCGCAGTCGAAACTGCTGTCGGACGGCTTGCTGTTGCCGATGGTGATCAGCGACACGCGCTTGCACGTGGGCATCGTATTTGCCTTGCTGGCCTCGCTGGGCGGCTGGCTGTATCTGTCGCGCAGCATTGCCGGCTTCCGCCTGCGCGTGGGCGGCATGGCGCCGGCCGCCGCCCGCTATGCGGGCTTTTCCTCGCGTAAGACCTTGTGGTCGTCCTTGCTGATCTGCGGCGCCCTGTCCGGCTTGGCGGGTGCCTGCGAAGTGCTGGGACCGATGGGGCAGCTCACGCCCACGGTCTCGCCCGGCTACGGCTTTGCCGCCATCATCGTCGCCTTCGTGGGGCGGCTGCATCCGGTCGGCGTGATTTTTTCCAGCTTCGTCATGGCCCTGTTCTATATCGGCGGCGAACTGGCGCAATCGCGCCTGGGTTTGCCCAGCGCCATCACGGGCGTGTTCCAGGGCATCTTGCTGTTTGCCTTGCTCGCTTGCGATGTGTTGATCCAATACAAACTGCGCTGGAGGAAACATGGATAA
- a CDS encoding ABC transporter permease — protein sequence MDNLALTIAPLIAASINAGTPLMLAALGLLVNEKAGVVNLGAEGMMLVSAITGFAVAVNTGSPTLGFLAGAGASMVLSGFFAWLTVWLGTNQYATGLALSLFGAGASTYIGLKYVGNSLQNGRFGIPLLEDIPVLGPALFRQHPMVYLSLLLCVAIAWFLYRTRAGLVLRAVGESPSSAHALGYPVRRIRLAAVLFGGACCGLAGAFLSLVYTPLWVEGMVAGRGWIALALTTFATWRPARVVGGAYLFGGITILTFHAQAMGVPIASQLLSMLPYVAAIVVLVLISSNANYIKLNMPASLGKNFNPGN from the coding sequence ATGGATAACCTGGCCCTGACGATAGCGCCTTTGATTGCCGCCAGCATCAATGCGGGCACGCCGCTGATGCTCGCCGCGCTGGGGCTGCTCGTCAATGAAAAGGCGGGCGTGGTGAACCTGGGCGCGGAAGGCATGATGCTGGTGTCGGCCATTACGGGCTTTGCCGTGGCCGTCAACACGGGCAGCCCCACCCTGGGCTTTCTGGCGGGGGCGGGCGCCAGCATGGTCCTGTCCGGCTTCTTTGCCTGGCTGACCGTGTGGCTGGGCACGAACCAGTACGCGACGGGCCTGGCCTTGTCTCTGTTCGGCGCGGGTGCGTCCACGTACATCGGCTTGAAGTATGTGGGCAACAGCTTGCAGAACGGCCGCTTCGGCATCCCTTTATTAGAAGACATTCCCGTGCTGGGGCCGGCCCTGTTCCGCCAGCATCCGATGGTGTATCTGTCGCTCTTGCTGTGCGTGGCCATCGCCTGGTTTCTGTACCGCACGCGGGCAGGATTGGTGCTGCGCGCCGTGGGCGAGTCACCGTCTTCCGCGCATGCGCTCGGCTATCCCGTGCGGCGTATCCGCCTGGCGGCCGTGCTGTTCGGCGGCGCCTGCTGCGGCCTGGCCGGCGCGTTTTTATCGCTCGTGTACACGCCGCTGTGGGTCGAGGGCATGGTGGCGGGACGCGGCTGGATCGCGCTGGCGCTGACGACCTTTGCCACCTGGCGTCCGGCGCGCGTGGTGGGCGGCGCCTACCTGTTCGGCGGCATCACGATATTGACGTTCCACGCGCAGGCGATGGGCGTGCCCATCGCGTCGCAGCTGCTGTCGATGCTGCCGTATGTGGCAGCCATCGTCGTGCTCGTGCTCATTTCCAGCAATGCCAATTACATCAAGCTCAACATGCCCGCTTCGCTGGGGAAAAATTTCAATCCCGGAAATTAA